In Polyangiaceae bacterium, the DNA window ACGGCGCTGTGTTCTTCGCGATGGGTTCGCCCAGAAACGAGGACTCGGGCAAGTCGGGCAGCGCGCGGCGCGTGGCATCCAGCAGATGGGCACCAGTGGCAATGAGCACGTGCTCCGCAGCGCACAGCGGCAACAGCCGACGCACGGTGCTGGCGATCAGGCTCTCTTCGGACGACGCCCCCAGCCCGAGCAGCTGCTTGGGCCGCGCCCGGCGCGACGCCGGCCAGAACCGGGTGCCGCTCCCCCCCGCCAATATTATGGAAAAGACGTCGTTTTGCGCCATCCGTGGGGGTGTGCCACGGCCGGCGCCGCGGTCCAAGGGCTCAGCTTCCGGGCCACGCCTTGGCCAGCGCCAACGTGGCCACCGCCAGCGGCAGCACCCACACCGCGAACAGCGCGAAGTGACCTCGGATCACCATGCGCCGGAGCAACCACAAGGCGACCAAACCGACGACGAACGCGACGGCGGCGCCGAACACCGCCAAGCCCACTTCGCCTCCGGCCCCGCCCCCCATGTGGCGAGCCTCCACCAGCACGGCGCCGGCGACGGCGGGCAGCGACATCAGCATGGACAGCTCGAAGGCACGGTCCGGACGCACGCCAAGCCACAGCGCGGCAGCGATGGTCGAGCCGCTGCGGGAGATGCCGGGCACGACGGCGATGCCCTGGGCGATTCCAATCAGGATCGCGCCGACCACGGTGGGAACCTCGCGCTCACCGGCGCGCGCCCAGCGGGTGGAGAGCAGCAGAACGGCGGTAATGCAGAAGCCAATGCCCACCGCGAGGGGGGACTTGGTGAATTCCTCGACGGCGCTGCGAAGGGCGAGACCGATCGCCGCGGTGGGCAAGGAGGCGAGGAGCACCACCAGGGCGTCGCGGCCGCCGGCGCTCTCGCGGAAACGCTGCGGGCGCACCAGCGCGCGGCTGCCCTCCACCACCGCCGGCGCTACACGCCGTCGCAGCATGATCAACGTCGCCAGCAGAGTGCCTGCGTGGAGCATGACGTTGAAAGCGAGGCCGCCTTCTTCGACGTCGAAGAGCAACTCTGCGAGCGCCAGGTGCCCGGAGCTCGAAACCGGAAGGAACTCGGTGATCCCTTGCAGGGTTCCGAGCAGGGCGGCTTGGCCGGCGGGAACGCTCATCGGTGCCCTTTGTACTGCGATTCTCGACGGATGGCGCGGGATCCGTGCGCCGCCTTCATGGAGATGTCACTGCTGAGGATCAGGCCGGGTGCTGCGCCGCACGGCCGTTCGGGCTAGATAAGCCCCTCTCAGGTACTTGGAAGGAAGACTCATGCATTCTCGCTTGAAGCTCTTGGGCATCATCACGGGCGTGGGCCTGGCCAGCGCGGCCCTGGCCGCGGGCTGCGGCAGCGACAGTAGCGGCGGCGGCGGCGGTGGCAGCGGCGGCGTCGGTGCCACCGGCGGCGCGGACAGTGGCCTCGGCGGCAGCTCGGGCAGCGGTGGCCAAGCCGGCCAAGCGGGCAGCGGCGGGCTCGCCGGGAGCGGGGGCGTCGC includes these proteins:
- a CDS encoding undecaprenyl-diphosphate phosphatase, which encodes MSVPAGQAALLGTLQGITEFLPVSSSGHLALAELLFDVEEGGLAFNVMLHAGTLLATLIMLRRRVAPAVVEGSRALVRPQRFRESAGGRDALVVLLASLPTAAIGLALRSAVEEFTKSPLAVGIGFCITAVLLLSTRWARAGEREVPTVVGAILIGIAQGIAVVPGISRSGSTIAAALWLGVRPDRAFELSMLMSLPAVAGAVLVEARHMGGGAGGEVGLAVFGAAVAFVVGLVALWLLRRMVIRGHFALFAVWVLPLAVATLALAKAWPGS